ccagcgagtggaacgacttGGTACCCTCtttgtagaagtagggtttaaattttttgttgcgacgtacgggtgcagaatggtcggactctgtagtcggggagagtatcctggatccacggactggaaagaaaggggaacagtaGCGTGGGCgaaagcgaagtcgatccccatgcatgtgcgttaggttcccctggccaggttgaaattcgattctgaatcgtccgcctctcacggcatgagactgcttaacgtTTTCaatcacatagagtaacaagtggaacatgatgataataatactgctggttgattaaatggttgctctaccatgtttgagtagagttagatgcaaacttagaatggttaattcaactagaatatggcaaagctaaattttgaaaataaggatcaactcttagagGTATTTTTGGCAAAATAAACCCAACAAatcaaaaagccttgcatgtctagttaattgactatggtatatacggtgtcgggtaagtcttgttgagtattagtatactcaaccttgcttgtggcactatttttagatactaacttcgaggatatGATTGCGAATCTGACTTGGCTGTGTCATTTGCCTctgggctggtctgttgagtgggatggccttTCGGCTGGTGCTGAtcaccctcccactgagtgacatgttttgtatgggctttatcgatgcatcATATGTTTTCGCTAGATGTCTTTTACTGCTTCTGCTGAGACaatgacacttgaataatttgtgtagtttggaactTCGTAGTACTTCATTACTCTGAACATgattttgtaataaatttactttTCCGTTGCAAACTCTGATATGTATGAGATGACCTGTGTTGTAAtatctggactcaccttcgtatGAGTGTTGTCTATGCGATCCTGgaagagcgtggcttttattgaggcttcactcgaggaactaccggtgcgtgccgaattgggtcagagttgcttagcaacgaagatcagtgcacccgggcccagtcttTTGGGTCGTTCTGGCACACCGCCGCGCTGCTCGGCCTCGTGCTTCTGCACTGAAACGGGTGATGCGGGCATTGGTCGACGTCGTTCCGCCGGACTTGGCCCCAGGGGCGtcgagccgcggcggcgcagtaaTGTGCGATACCAACCGACGGATGGGCGTGATCGTGGTCGACGAGCTCCCAGTCCCCAGACAAGGAGAGGCGCTGGAGAGCCCGCGGCACGAATGTGCGCGTTCGTTGCCACTCTCGCCGTCAGAACGGTCAGAGCGGTTCGCCATGGATTCCTATGAGGTGGAGCTTTGCAGAAAGGAAATCTTACGTGCTATACGCCCTACCTGGCTTGCCAGCTGACGGTGTACGATTACTGCTAGCAGGAATTACTGGTAACCCCCATTTAGAGATTCGGCTATGGGTATAAACCGCGCAAGAATTTCCCCTAAGGAAGCGGATTGATGCGgtggatttagataggttcaggcCACCCGgaggcgtaataccctacgtcctgtgtgagTGTATGGATTGGTTCTTTGGTGATTCCGAGTTGAAAAGCCCAAGCACGGAACCAGTGAGCTAGTTAGGTCCCGAAAAGATCGGTCCCCTTCCATGTCCTGGGATCTTTCTATTTATAGACTACATATGCTTTCTCTGTTGCTCTCTAATTAATGTGAACACACCCTTTGCATGGTGGGTGCCGTCTTCCAGACTGTCCTGCCCCTGTCAGGCAGGCAGGCTTCTTGTCGGGCCCGCTGTAGCAGCCACCTGGGGGCCACCAGCGTCGGAGCCATCCTGGGTTACCCCGGGAGAGCCCGGGGTGGCCGTAGACACTGGCCGGTGGGCCCTTCGTCCCGAGGCGCTCCGGGGCCTTCTGTTTGATTCGAGCATTCCGGGGCGTCCCTGAGGGCGTCCGGGGTAGCGCGAGTATGGCcacgtggtggcctccggggtCGTCCGGTGGACCCTTCTGGCCCGGGCCGACCTCGGCCGACCCCGGCCAACCCCGGGGCTTCGTCCGGGGTGACCTCAGCTTTTACCGCGACAGGGGCATGGTAAATGGAGGTGGGTTCCAGCCACCGTCCATCTTCAAGTCGATGGGAGGGCAGCACAAAGATAAGCTGTCCGCCGCCTATCGTCTTATCTTCTGAGCGCACGGCATCCCCGTATTCATGATGCTCTTATGGGGAAGCCGCACCCCCTCTCGAGCTCTGTATAGAGTCCGGCGGTGAGGCGCCGTAACCGCCTGGTAAAGATCCTTTTTACCGGATGGGTGTCTTCGAGGGCAAGAAAACATCCCCCCGGGTTTCCCGCACCGGGCCAGGCCCAGTCCGCTTCCAGTGGGTGCCCACACCCCATGTGTGGACGTTCGTGGGGCCCACGACCGCGTTCGGCTGACGTCTCCGGCTGACGCGGCTGGCGGGCCCCTCCCACTTTAATCACACATGAGTCTGGTGTTATGGGGACCCCGTTACCATTACGCTGACACACCCTTATAGATGCACATGCATAAACTCTttccctatgagcatctttgaAGACTGAACCGGTAAATCCTCAAGATTGACAAAGTCACCCCAAAAACTAACCTTCTCTCTGATTCAAATGGAATATACTGACCTTGAAGAGTACTGCAAGCAAATTAGAGGAACGGAGGCATGGTGGGAGAATACGATGGGATGGACTAGAGCTGTTCACACGCCTGAGATTGGAAGAGCTGCAAGCGCTACCCAGGTTTGGGAGGTTTGATGAAACCTTTTTCTAATTGCATTGAGTGAGCTCAGTGTTTTATGTTTCTTTAGTGTCTGATTGGGAGATAAACATTTTTAGAGACCATCTAAATGGAGATCCAACGACTATCCACCTGTAGTGGCTAACATTTGGTTTTGTAGTCGAGATTTTGTTGCTGGTGGTCTCAACATTTCTATTACATCACATCAACAACTTGTTTGTAGTAAGGTGTATGTTATATCCGACTAGAGAATTGACTTCTACTTTTTGTATAATATGTTCTATTGTTTGGTTTGTGCCCGTTGCTTCTAACTAATATGAAGTTGTAGCACCATTTTTTTAACAGCAAATACATTGGCATTTTTTTCTCTCATTTGTGTAGCCTTTTCTTTTGCATATGCTCATTCCTTTCTCTCCTCCATTTGCTGCAGCTGCAAACctgttatttttgttgaaagATGCATATTTGAGAAGTTGGTATGTATAGTCGATAATTCTATTCTTTATGCTTCATTTCATCATGCGACGTCAAAACATGTTTTTCATACTCCCACAAGTGCATTAGAAATAACATGTTTTTAATGATCATGCTCTACAGTTGCTTTAAAAAATTCTCACACTCCCGTAGCAACATACGTGTACACACCTAGTGATAATATATTTCCTTATGGCTTTGGACCTCCCTTCATGGGCTTTGAAGGCCATAGATAGGATCTGGGGCAGGCAAAATGCTACTTTGGAAAGCATAAGCTTGTGTGCGAGGCCTTGTATTATGGTCTCGAGTAAAATAGAAATTCAGTGTTTAGATATTACTGCTTAGCAGGTGGCCCGCAAAGGAACTTAACAGCGCTCAAATTTAATCAACTGATGAAATCAACAaaagctatagccggctattttaAACATTGGTTAATATAAGCACTCACCCAGCAGCAAACGATTGGACTTGTGGATGCTTACAGGGTAACAAAATACACATCGGCTGCCGGCAGAGCAGGAGGAAGTGAGGATTGAACAATGAAGTACTAGAGTCTTAGCCTGATGACCTGATCATCATATATGCAAGCACGGTTGCACGCAACTAGTGTAAACACGGAGTCCATCCAAACAAATGCGAAGACAGCGTAGTCCCAATTCCAAGGCAAGCGATAAACAAAGGCGCGCGCCCCCAAAAGGCTGATCTGATTACACGACAACGCCCCGGCAGGCCACACGTCTGTATGTGTACCGTCCAGACCTGACCCTCCGTGATCCGAAATTTTTTATGTAGCGTGCGTGATGGGCGTGATCACAGTAGTTTATTTTTTAGTCAATTTCCGGTATgccattcaaaaaaatttgaggtGATCCCTTATGTGCTAttagaaattaattatccctTGTATGTCATCATTTATAATTTTCCATCCCCTACATGCCATTACCGTTAAGTTTCCTAACAGAGCCGTTGGATCTCGCAAGACGCTCGCCCCTGCTCCCGTccctgccccggcggcggctccgtgcgcgcggccggccggccgtccctgccccggcggccgcgTACGCGCGGGCCGGCGCCTGCCCCTGCCCCCCGGCCACGAAGCCTCCCTGGTGGAGCTtgagctcgccgcggagctccGTGCGCTGCCCATCCCTGCCCCGGCCATGACACGGCAGTGGAGGCCCATCCCGTCCCCATcgccttcctccctcctcctcctcctcctctctctgtcacggaggccatggcgcggcggtggaggcccgcccacgcggcggaggccatggcgcggcggtgcCCCGCCGGCAGGTTCcacgcgcggcggccatggcggaggagtcgaggtggcggcgggcCCCCCTCCCCGATCGGCCACcctccgctcgcgccggccgcggtGAGCAGGGCCGGGCGCGCATGGCGGCCGCGGCCcttgctccctccgctcgcgccggccgcggcgagcagaTCCGGGCGCGCGCAGCGCGGCAACGGCGGTGCGGAGCAGCTCGGCAatggcggcgcggagcggcagcggcaaCGGCGGGCCGGAGcggctcggcagcggcgcgcgcgcgacagggctcgggcggcggcgcagcgctgcGGCGCGCGGCACGGTGGGGGAGGAGTATTGTTGTCTTTTCGCCATACGCTTTAACGGCTCTATTAGGAAACTTAACGGCAATGGCATGTAGgtgatgaaaaattataaaCGATGGCATAAAATGGATGAGTTAATTTCCAATGGCACATAAGGGATCAACTCAATTTTCCAATGGCATACAGGGAATTGACTCTTTATTTTTTCTCTGGGTCGTCGGAGACAACACGAGGATGACTCCACAGCTCTAGATCTCAGGGCCATTTAGTTTCAGGACAAAAATTTTTTGGGgccgtttgaccactaattaggagtattaaatatagattaattataaactaattacacggatggaccggaaatcgcgaggcgaatctattaaggttaattaatctatcattggaggttggttactgtagcacaatattatctaattattgcataattaggttcattagattcgtctcgcgatttcatcCGGGGGTTATGGAATAGATTTTGTTAGTTattcacatttaatactttaaactAGTAGTCAAACGTTACAAGTTATTGTAGTGTGtgaaaaatttttggaaactaaacggtcTCTCAGTGAAACCACAGCTCCAGATTCCAAGGCTTTCACAGGCAGACACCCACTGCCTCAGTACATAAAGACAGCTCAGTCAGCTGAAGGCCGAGCGATCGAGCTGGAGAGGTTACAatcacaatgaaggggagcACGGTCCACGAGCACGAGACAGACGTCTCCGCCTCCGACCTGTGGGCGATCTACGGCAcgctccgcgccgccgagctgttGGCGGAGCTGCTCCCGCAAGTCCTGGCCAAAGTCGAGGTCatcagcggcgacggcggcgtcggtACCATCTTGCAGCTGACGTACCCCCCTGGTGAGGTTCCAACTGAATCAGGCAGTTAAAATCTTGGGCCTTCTTTTGTAAAACCAATTAGAGATcgaatcatttttttttcagaaaccaTGCGTTCCAAAAATAGAACTTGATGTGATTAGTTTCTCTGCTCTCTTGCTAGGCATTCCGGGCCTGGAGAGTTACAAGGAGAAGTTCATCAAGGTTGACAACGAGAACTACATCAAGGAGGCGCAGGTGATCGATGGCGACATCCTGAAGCTGGGGTTCCTCTCCTACATGGTACGGTTCGAGGTCATCGCAAAGGGGCCCGACTCGTCGGTGATACGATCGACTGTCGAGTACGAGATTGATGAAGCGCACCCGGAGCTTGAAGCCATGGTGAGCCCGGCGCCTTTTGCTGCGATCGCCGAGAAATTCTCTGAGTATACCAAGGAGAAGAAGCTCATCACTCAGGCAGCCTCTTGATTGGAAGAGCTCAAGAGCAAAGGTTATCACCAACGACAAATAATGTTCTACTACAATTAATGCGTGTCTTTCTATTTTGCATCTCCATTGTTGCTGTGAACGCAAATTCATCCGGATCGAACAAATCACAGATGCTTCATCTAATTTGTTCACCACATCCACTGTTTCTCATATATACAACTATTGTAAGGTACCATAATAAAGGCATATGTACCTGTTGTGATTGAGCAAATAGGTGGAATATTTTCTTTCTCTATTGTGATTTGATTTTGTGGCTCAATCTACATTGCAATGTGGAAATAAATAATTTTGGTTCTAATTGAATGCAAAAAACATCATGATATTAATGAATTGTTCTAATTTAGTACGTACCTGGTTTACACCAGCATTGTTTTCCTCTGGGGACAGAGATAGATGTGGAGTAGAGGGCAGCACAACTGTTGATGTGGGAAATTGGAGGGAGATGGCCGGTAGGAGACGGATCTGGGGACAGAGATAAGGGGCAGGGAGAACGTGAGACAAACAGGCATACCTTGGGCGTGTAGCGCTgttttacgagacgaatctaataaggttTTTTACTGCACGATTAGAAGACagttattgtagcattactgtagtcaatcatagattaattaccgttattagattcgttgcaaaaagttacatccatctctaaaaaaaatttataaacaaattttatttagtacttcatgcatataagattttttttgaaacgcaGGTAGCGCAAagtaaccaaacagggcccttgGTGCAGAGGCGAAGCGGGAGGCTCCGCCAATATGGTCCATGTAAAAGACCGGCTTGCAATCAGGGGTGCCTGCGCGATCAGGGGTGCCTGCGCGGTAATAAATGGGCAAAATGGCGCGGATGGGAGATTCGAACCGTGCACAACGGGTTTCCACCAAAGAACCGCTGTATCACTTTGTGCCTTGCATTGTATGTTAAAACTTAATCGATTTGAACTGTTGGTTCAATCGGTCAGACCAGTGGACTAGCGAACCGAGCACACCATCGGTTCGGTTACCGGTCCGATTCTAATTAAGATTTTAAATCACCGGCTAAGGCGTTTAGCGGTAGGGCTGCTGCTATGGCGTTTAGCGGGCTATTACCGGCTATAACAGACTAAATACCATAGCGGTTGCCCTTCTTAACACCAGCAACCCGAGCAAGCACACGGAGAGCATACAGTACCAATATTTACTCTTCGCTCTCTCTCCCGTCAAGTGTCAAACGGCAGTGATTACGATTTGCAATCACAATACCGAATCACTTTTAGAGCTTTGCCAGATGCACGTGCCCACTCCGACTTTGATCATGGCCTCATGTGCGTGCACTGACCAACACCGCGTCGGGTTCAGACTTAAAAAACCGCCCAGTTGCGCCGCCAGCCAGCGGCAGGTCGATCTGTTTGCTTTGATTCTTCCACAACATGGCAAGACAAATGGCCCAGCTCTTTTACTGAGTTCTAGTTCTAGTGTTCTACAATGGTGTGCATTACTGATTCATTCCTGGCATTGTGAAGAGGTGTACTCccgttgtcggtcgaaacccaccggcgagaagcgacaggcaacacgaagagccgggaggtcgccggggcgctggcaagcactgctccctcgtcaacagcccgcaattccgtcacgcgcccggagattccggagaatgtcgggcgtgccacctgacctatacccgatcaggagagTGCGAATGTGCTTGCAACGTTTTgtctgcatacacaaacacgtggaaacgtaagcccgagccgtggtcggctccccgggatgactcttgcatcggctttaaagagccgatcgtgtcccggtgtcagattggatctgcatctatccggatattgatgaataaagcaaataatcatgaaaaaacttgcttcaattaaatctagctgatctgatccacgacggtaaaagcctcactgctagatcggaacatcctacacgtaattaggcctcGCGAACATAACAAACAACTAaatcataacccaaaacagaggactaagaactagcaagagccgattcccggaacaatccctatcaaggataagataaagcatctattacatcaccggaacatccaatccgtttgtagggcctaacctagcagatattgaacTAATCCTTATagaataagaacaaaccgtaacagattggatctactagacagAAAATAAGCAAAGTGTTAACTCTATGCAACTAATCCTCTACGATGAGAACtagcttaagatcaagcatGAACACATAGAGAAAACAttatattcgtagatggtaaacaataagaacatgatagatctactgaaaatcatgctacgaacatcaagataactagcactactcgccatcaaaaacgcttcagtacgagtaatgccaaggtaaaggtaagaacaatactgccctaatcgcaagaagcgatcatggcagcatggcgcttacttggatggaactctagaattaggggtggcgatgcgccgagagttgttgtttgcaaacgTGAGGACGTTCTCccccttcatgaataacatagggtacatatttatagtctagagacttgggaaacaatctaatcctatcttgtcccgatcggactctatctctaatcttgaactaaatctaaagatacatggtccatgtggcccaaatgctcacgcaggagccgatttacaagccttcttaatcttctgctttaagcccaacttgctttcggcccataaattacaTGCCCCCCTGggtttggcaatgataattccaaaaccactccgtcgctccatcttcccgttaatgctcattaaaacacactgcaaccaccaaggaagacgcaacgtctctgcaattggctcctcgtagaatgtgaaactgccgatccgtcttccatccttttactatttaatctcaccccgaatcggctcttcttcacggcaaactcatcttcctccaaagccaagtagcacagaaaTCCCCACCTCCAGTAACCATGGcgatttcttcctcctccggctctaACTCCTTCAGAgattcctccccctcctcttctccttcttcttcttccctctccacttcttccatcgactccatcccggagagccgagagccgactccTGAGTGGGACCCGACAACAGCGtatgaggcgctggctcctctgcattgggatgcataggagtttgacttcggggtcgtctacgaggaggacgagctcgAGACCGAGGGGGGAGACCTccaactcctgttccaggaggagttggagagagACGAAGAAGACTCCTCCTAGGATGGAGCCGAttcttcctcggaagaggaaatcagctcctcctccagcgacgaACCGATGGGAGGAAAATCCTTCcgattcctcgggtcctccgaggaggacagcgaggaagagagcggcggcggcggcggtcggagcaGCGCCTTTGGGTCcgagggcggcagcagcgccttcgacgGCACcagcaacgacgacgacgacgacagcgacggcgggGATGCActggcccgaagccccaagcgtcgtaggtactaggtacctacgagcagtagaagtagtactgtaggagtaggattgtaaagccgaaggattaattccgtTCTAAAAATCGGCTTTTTTCTTGTAAAAACCTTTCCTTCTAATGAAGTTAATTTCCTTGAATTGCTGTGTGTTtgatttattttccaaaaaagccgatggcaacgcatcaggcttctataaatatctaagagtcgacgaaattcaaactagaagcaacccgcacaagagtagagtatcacttccaccttgaaccgaactcgaaacaaactctcaaatccgatggtaattcgaaaacccagctctacaaattcgagcaagaacttctCCAAGAATCCAGAATTTGATTTAGAACCCATAGCAATCAAAACCCTAAatcaacagatctgaaccatggcgaaCTCTGTAGCTCAAACAACAaattctgcaatcgatgatgcggcaatctgcggcctgaagataacatccagcccaatccttttatctttcttcagcttattaagcctctaaacaaattaaactctgaaacctGACACCATATTCATACTTCTGAATtcctgaacttcaggtgtcagacattcttctaccgcatccttccaatctaaaatctttctgtcttggcccacgagcttacgaaaatcccatagatttgatctcttgtgaagcaaataggatccctttcgtaagtcaaaacattgatttgaacctctgggccgactgcttaagagcctggcctaaccctcctgagagctagattacatggtacagcagagtagcaaaagcttatatgcccttgtggtaggaattgaacatagccgatgcacttagcttatcattatcaccccttgacaaagatgaaaaccttctgaaaaccatcggctattttttggtctgatgctctgaactgtttcctctttggccacagtcccatgacccctactctgctagatgtcaccatgatcactggcctagacattgaaTTTccaaatcctgctgctcacagaatggcagaagttccctttaaactttcatccaagaTTAACttcacaaactggggcacttacatgagccaacatatgaaaacaaaaggtccagtgactgaaaaggaacacacagcctttttaaatctttggttagaacatttcatcttctgtggtcctttagctccaactaagaattatcttcccttggcctatcatctggcccatggcaaccgcactggCCTAGataaactttttcttggagaaacctacagatatctccatttgatgacatctaacttgcttaaacaaaagaaactgagaactggaggcccttggtggtttattcagttgtgggcactcGACATCTGTATTCTTTAATGATTAGACCTGGCTTCCTTTcagttggcatcagcacctccaatagaattatcaagccaggttacgaaacttaccaaccagtcatagcagctcggtaatttggcctaggacaagtccctccccacttccatattcaccacttggtggagagtagagccgaactgcccgatggtctcaccagctcaagatgctacagtatgttcgatgatctccacattccaataccagccgatctgtcctttgacccttcatcaatcgattttagcacatggtggggaatgtggaaaacacatgtatttagaaaagctctaggtcctcgactgcagcaaattgaccctgaatacgtaatccccgaagaagaggtactgaatttatgcattcaTTCTTTCTAAGCCCTCTATTTTTTCTCTTAAataatcctgctcaccctgtttgcagcaacaagatggtccagaacctatgaccagcaaaggggagccattccactttcttccaactgcccctgatgtactcttctgcaagggatcaccatcaatgaagaaagtggtaatgactattcagccagacttacttcagtcggcttccaaacgaagacaagcttctgcaattgttgccccccgagttccaaccaaaaaaaggaagatgattaCAAAAAGGATCATTAAGAAAATTGTCCAAtcttccccaagtccatcagataCTAACTCCAACCAGGTAATACATCTTTTCTGAAACTTCTTCCTTATGCACATATATTCTGGTTGACCGAAATTTTATTTTCAGGACATGgctgaagacatccccaatgcagaaagcccagtacaacatgagatgactACAAATCCTAATGTACTGATAGAGGCAAGCGAGGGGCAAGCTGACACAGTCAATGTTTTTGAAGCCGACACAAGCTCTATTAGGACGATCACTCTTGAACCGCCCAACGCTTCTTCTTcacaacaggtaacattacaagaaccaattctgaaccagccgatagcttcataaatgcacctcgctctaacttcagatatgtccatagggctttgacatttcaggtttgctttcctttgacccggcatcaatgggtctaactgcccctggagcaaaagctccatctttgcagcaatcggctaacttggcaaatcagctttaactcatcaaggatctactatctgctctgATCAttactctggttgatgattccagcaagataaaagaaattcttgagcagatagaatcccagcttccagaatcacttcgagtcaaactttggccagccagctatcttcctttctttcgggcagaggtgaaggcagcacaacagagaatagaaCTGCGTCATTCTCAAATCCCTTTGAAAGCCAACATCGCTCAGAAGTGCAAACTactcaaccaaaagaaggcaactctggatgctaaagctgatatctccgagAGCACAAGACGAgtcaacctcttggaaaaggaactgatggaacttgaagaaaaggtccgcaatacccaaagactaatccaagaggagaaagcttcgatTGCAAACTCTaagcaggaagcccaagaaatgactgaacGAATACAGGCatagtttgcagagataagcaccttgagtcgacatataatatcaggcgatgacaaggacgacgaagaaatcattgcaagagctgacgctgtacgtgcagaagccatccatgccatagaaggattcctgaactagtagaactattcagaaaacatttg
This portion of the Panicum virgatum strain AP13 chromosome 2N, P.virgatum_v5, whole genome shotgun sequence genome encodes:
- the LOC120660137 gene encoding norbelladine synthase-like; translation: MKGSTVHEHETDVSASDLWAIYGTLRAAELLAELLPQVLAKVEVISGDGGVGTILQLTYPPGIPGLESYKEKFIKVDNENYIKEAQVIDGDILKLGFLSYMVRFEVIAKGPDSSVIRSTVEYEIDEAHPELEAMVSPAPFAAIAEKFSEYTKEKKLITQAAS